One Candidatus Nitrososphaera evergladensis SR1 genomic window carries:
- a CDS encoding Mov34/MPN/PAD-1 family protein — MALSAVQLQELEQLARASMPNESCAFLLGSGQGKISIAEILPVKNAHASYASFEIPPEELLKAYDYAERKEMQVAGIFHSHPSPPSPSRTDVRFMEINPVVWVIYSTTENRFAAWIFDEENVRQVDMTKRG; from the coding sequence TTCAAGAGCTTGAGCAGCTTGCAAGAGCATCGATGCCAAACGAGTCATGCGCCTTTCTCCTTGGCAGCGGGCAGGGCAAGATATCAATTGCAGAGATACTGCCGGTGAAAAATGCGCACGCGTCATACGCGTCGTTTGAAATACCGCCGGAAGAGCTGCTAAAGGCTTACGACTATGCCGAGCGCAAAGAGATGCAGGTTGCCGGCATATTCCACTCGCACCCATCGCCTCCCTCTCCTTCTCGGACCGACGTGCGCTTTATGGAGATAAACCCTGTCGTGTGGGTCATCTACTCGACTACAGAGAACAGGTTTGCCGCATGGATATTTGATGAGGAAAACGTGCGACAAGTAGACATGACAAAGAGAGGCTAG
- a CDS encoding helicase C-terminal domain-containing protein, with product MSSTTILSYFPLGQMREKQRSVLLEIESALKSGYRNIFLEAPTGFGKTPVAITLARYLGSSHICTATKDLQAQYQRDFPFVFEVKGRANFPCIVKEDMGLAENCDFGPCVQDDSYDCMYKTRLLDYKVVGEGTLAEQVRLDPLAEKTYVDKLKKQSKIVELEWRPCHYFHQRWIGAKASHTVYNYRYFLSDIFYTGTTQKRKLLVMDEAHQIESEVGDFRSFTVHKNTLRFLPRVQMPEKNVEDVEPWMEFCSSLRDKMIKFIEQATDAIERGRVAEPYTERNLIEAISKEKNLEAVLYDMRSNKKNWIVSSIQRDAQNQQLVRATLTPLETSGYFGDILDKGTINLFMSATILSKDYLCKVSGLKPDQVKFIQVRDSDFPVKNRPIHLMNVAWLNARSMQESMPKIAKAVDNIMTIHKNEKGIIHTTSYSQLQYIRDNISRENASRLIETGSALGREEVLEKHYKSARPTVLISPSLHLGVDLKDDLSRFQVITKVPYPDLTDRKVSAMKDRDQRWYTWYTVLRLAQSYGRSIRSADDFATTYILDSSISFLLKNAQDMVPKWFMEAVKNT from the coding sequence GTGTCGTCAACAACAATCCTGTCATACTTTCCATTAGGCCAGATGCGCGAAAAGCAGCGCTCTGTGTTGTTAGAGATAGAGTCCGCCCTAAAGTCCGGCTACAGAAACATCTTTCTTGAAGCGCCCACCGGCTTTGGCAAGACGCCAGTGGCAATCACCCTTGCAAGGTACCTTGGAAGCTCGCACATTTGCACTGCGACAAAGGATCTGCAGGCGCAGTACCAGCGCGACTTTCCCTTCGTCTTTGAGGTAAAGGGGCGGGCCAACTTTCCCTGCATAGTCAAGGAGGACATGGGCCTTGCAGAAAACTGCGACTTTGGCCCATGCGTTCAGGATGACTCGTACGACTGCATGTACAAGACGCGGCTTTTAGACTACAAGGTTGTAGGAGAAGGGACGCTTGCCGAGCAGGTCAGGCTGGACCCTCTTGCCGAAAAAACGTACGTTGACAAGCTGAAAAAGCAGTCCAAGATTGTGGAACTGGAATGGCGGCCATGCCACTACTTTCACCAGAGGTGGATTGGCGCAAAGGCAAGCCACACGGTCTACAACTACCGCTACTTTTTGTCCGACATTTTCTACACCGGCACCACCCAAAAGCGCAAGCTCTTGGTGATGGACGAGGCGCACCAGATAGAATCAGAGGTGGGGGACTTTCGCAGCTTTACCGTCCACAAGAACACGCTGCGCTTTCTTCCACGGGTGCAGATGCCGGAGAAAAACGTCGAAGATGTCGAGCCGTGGATGGAGTTCTGCTCGTCTCTTAGGGACAAGATGATAAAATTCATCGAGCAGGCGACGGACGCCATTGAGCGTGGCAGGGTGGCCGAGCCGTACACAGAGCGCAACCTGATAGAGGCGATATCAAAGGAAAAGAACCTTGAAGCGGTGCTGTACGATATGCGCTCAAACAAAAAGAACTGGATAGTGTCAAGCATCCAGCGCGACGCGCAGAACCAGCAGCTTGTGCGCGCCACGTTGACCCCTCTTGAAACCTCTGGCTACTTTGGCGACATACTTGACAAGGGAACAATCAATTTGTTCATGAGCGCTACCATACTGTCAAAAGATTATCTGTGCAAGGTCTCCGGGCTAAAGCCGGACCAGGTCAAGTTCATCCAGGTGCGCGACTCGGACTTTCCAGTGAAAAACAGGCCGATACACCTGATGAACGTGGCGTGGCTCAACGCCCGATCTATGCAGGAAAGCATGCCAAAAATCGCCAAGGCCGTAGACAACATCATGACGATACACAAAAACGAAAAGGGCATAATCCACACAACGTCGTACTCGCAGCTGCAGTACATCCGCGACAACATCAGCCGGGAAAACGCGTCGCGGCTTATTGAAACGGGCTCGGCGCTTGGCAGAGAAGAGGTGCTTGAAAAGCACTACAAGAGCGCCAGGCCGACAGTGCTCATATCACCTTCCCTGCATCTGGGCGTAGACCTAAAGGACGACCTGTCGAGGTTCCAGGTGATAACCAAGGTTCCCTATCCCGATCTGACGGACAGAAAGGTCTCTGCGATGAAAGACCGGGACCAGCGCTGGTACACGTGGTACACGGTGCTCCGGCTGGCGCAGTCGTACGGGCGGTCGATAAGGAGCGCCGACGACTTTGCCACCACCTACATCCTTGACTCCAGCATCTCGTTTCTGCTAAAGAATGCGCAGGACATGGTGCCAAAGTGGTTTATGGAAGCAGTAAAGAATACCTAG
- a CDS encoding phosphoglycerate kinase codes for MALRTLTDLDDKKFNGKRVFVRVDFNVSVSNGTVGEDYRIRMTIPTIEYLTKRGAKVILASHLGRPDGRDDDYTLAPVAKRLSEIVGSRPGIKVRFAHDCVGQPVEDEIGRMNNGDILLLENLRFYKEEEANDLKFCKKLASLADIYVNDAFSTSHRKHASTYGMAKLVDARLAGFNMRKEVEYLSMMKDNPIKPFKVVVGGVKIKDKIGALEHLLLKADKVIIGGAAAYTFLKAKGFKTGKSLIDNEHLPWVSKALASYGDKIMLPTDHVAAISPADTSITMVKGDIPDGMAGFDIGSETIERYSTEVSGTNGAGMIFWNGPMGMFEVRAFANGTVNIAKSMALAYWRGAKTLIGGGDTLEAMKKSGVAENEVSHVSTGGGATLRYLAGDEMPGVSVLNGQ; via the coding sequence TTGGCGCTCAGAACCCTTACCGATCTCGACGACAAAAAGTTTAACGGAAAACGCGTGTTTGTCAGAGTTGATTTCAACGTCAGCGTGAGCAACGGGACCGTGGGTGAGGACTATCGCATCCGCATGACAATACCCACGATAGAATACCTGACAAAGAGGGGCGCAAAGGTCATACTTGCGTCGCACCTTGGCAGGCCCGACGGCCGCGACGATGACTACACGCTTGCGCCGGTGGCAAAGCGCCTGTCAGAGATAGTCGGAAGCAGGCCTGGCATAAAGGTGAGGTTTGCGCACGACTGCGTCGGCCAGCCGGTTGAAGACGAGATCGGCCGCATGAACAACGGGGACATACTGCTCCTTGAGAACCTGCGCTTTTACAAGGAAGAGGAAGCCAACGACCTGAAATTCTGCAAGAAACTGGCAAGCCTTGCAGACATCTACGTAAACGACGCGTTCAGCACGTCGCACAGAAAGCACGCCTCCACGTACGGCATGGCCAAGCTCGTCGACGCGCGGCTTGCCGGCTTTAACATGAGAAAGGAAGTCGAGTACCTGTCGATGATGAAGGACAACCCGATAAAGCCTTTCAAGGTGGTTGTCGGAGGCGTCAAGATAAAGGACAAGATAGGCGCGCTGGAGCACCTGCTACTAAAGGCTGACAAGGTGATAATCGGGGGAGCGGCGGCATACACTTTCCTGAAGGCCAAGGGCTTCAAGACAGGCAAGTCGCTCATCGACAACGAGCACCTGCCGTGGGTCTCAAAGGCCCTTGCATCATACGGCGACAAGATAATGCTTCCCACGGACCACGTTGCGGCCATATCGCCGGCAGACACGTCGATAACAATGGTCAAGGGCGACATACCCGATGGCATGGCCGGCTTTGACATCGGCAGCGAGACGATAGAGCGCTATTCCACAGAGGTAAGCGGCACAAACGGCGCAGGCATGATATTCTGGAACGGCCCGATGGGCATGTTTGAGGTCAGGGCATTTGCAAACGGCACGGTCAACATCGCCAAGAGCATGGCGCTTGCCTACTGGCGTGGCGCCAAGACGCTCATTGGCGGAGGCGACACGCTTGAGGCCATGAAGAAATCCGGCGTCGCCGAAAACGAGGTTAGCCACGTCTCTACGGGAGGAGGAGCGACATTGCGCTACCTTGCAGGAGACGAGATGCCCGGCGTATCTGTGTTGAACGGCCAGTGA
- the endA gene encoding tRNA-intron lyase, whose translation MSSPQQQQPFAEKQQQQAGEEVQPAAVVEARLAGAGKVLIEETRSQDELRTRGFGEREGQEYVLKPYEALYLLQAKRLTFAGKKDVTFDSLFEHLLKHDKNIMTKFLVYRDLRSRGYVAKEGFGFGDDFRVYERGEYEKKPAKYVVFGINEGANVTAKGFASAIEQIEKMGKEAVVAVIERRGEVIYYKASKMRFMQNKHDTFLVR comes from the coding sequence ATGTCATCTCCTCAGCAGCAACAGCCATTTGCAGAAAAACAGCAGCAACAGGCGGGAGAGGAGGTGCAGCCAGCGGCAGTAGTAGAAGCGAGGCTTGCAGGCGCTGGCAAGGTGCTGATAGAAGAAACAAGGTCGCAGGACGAGCTGCGCACCCGGGGCTTTGGAGAGCGCGAAGGGCAAGAATACGTGTTAAAGCCGTACGAGGCGCTATACCTCTTGCAGGCAAAGCGCCTGACGTTTGCCGGCAAGAAGGATGTCACCTTTGACTCCCTCTTTGAACATCTGTTAAAGCACGACAAAAACATCATGACCAAGTTCTTGGTCTACCGCGACCTTCGGAGCCGGGGCTACGTGGCAAAGGAGGGCTTTGGCTTTGGCGACGATTTTCGAGTCTATGAAAGGGGCGAGTACGAGAAAAAACCGGCAAAGTATGTGGTCTTTGGGATTAACGAAGGCGCAAACGTGACTGCAAAGGGCTTTGCAAGCGCCATTGAGCAGATCGAAAAGATGGGCAAGGAGGCAGTGGTGGCAGTCATTGAAAGGCGCGGCGAGGTCATCTATTACAAGGCATCCAAGATGCGCTTTATGCAGAACAAGCACGATACTTTTCTGGTCCGGTGA
- the aspS gene encoding aspartate--tRNA(Asn) ligase: protein MVIVDIHRTHYARQLGEGLVGSQVRIGGWIEDVRDIGKLAFMTIRDVTGACQAIVTGDNVQAAVQAPRQSAVIVAGTVQKSKAKDFPVEVKVTEFTILTKAVHPLPIDPTGRVESAPDKRLDARALDLRNPKVAAIFHLRSAGLKVVRDTLRGEGFVEVNTPKIIGSASEGGANLFGFDYFKRKAYLAQSPQLYKEQLTLGLDRVFEIGPYFRAENSHTVRHLTEFTSIDVEAAFLDYEDVMDLVEKVVGNVIRDFNENHKAELAAAGAQEIPFSGKIDRLTYEQCLDELAKEGEKLSFGEDLSDAALRKLGEIHRGFYFIMDWPLKLKPFYIHEKEGDERLSKSFDLQHGYLELVSGGRRLHDPERLRSRLAEQGLNPASFSEHLKAFDWGMPPHSGWGLGYDRLMMVLTGSQNVRDVVLYPRDTDRLTP, encoded by the coding sequence ATGGTAATTGTTGACATACACAGGACGCATTACGCACGCCAGCTTGGCGAGGGCCTTGTAGGCAGCCAGGTTAGGATAGGCGGCTGGATTGAAGACGTGCGCGACATTGGCAAGCTGGCGTTTATGACAATCCGCGACGTCACCGGCGCCTGCCAGGCCATAGTGACGGGCGACAACGTGCAGGCAGCCGTGCAGGCGCCAAGGCAGAGTGCAGTAATCGTTGCAGGCACTGTCCAAAAGAGCAAGGCCAAGGATTTCCCGGTTGAAGTCAAGGTAACAGAGTTTACGATACTTACAAAGGCGGTCCACCCGCTTCCCATCGACCCGACGGGCAGGGTCGAGTCGGCTCCAGACAAGAGGCTTGACGCAAGGGCGCTTGACCTGAGAAACCCCAAGGTCGCGGCGATATTCCACCTGCGTTCTGCCGGCCTCAAGGTGGTAAGGGACACCCTGAGAGGCGAGGGCTTTGTCGAGGTCAACACCCCCAAGATAATAGGGAGTGCAAGCGAGGGCGGCGCAAACCTCTTTGGGTTTGACTATTTCAAGCGCAAGGCGTACCTGGCGCAGAGCCCGCAGCTTTACAAGGAACAGCTGACGCTGGGCTTGGACAGGGTGTTTGAAATCGGCCCCTATTTCAGGGCGGAAAACTCGCACACAGTCAGGCACCTGACAGAGTTTACGAGCATCGACGTCGAGGCGGCATTTCTGGATTACGAGGACGTGATGGACCTCGTGGAAAAGGTGGTGGGAAACGTTATCCGCGACTTTAATGAAAACCACAAGGCAGAACTTGCAGCGGCAGGTGCTCAAGAGATCCCGTTCAGCGGCAAAATAGACAGGCTCACGTACGAGCAGTGCCTTGACGAGCTAGCCAAAGAGGGCGAAAAGCTCTCGTTTGGCGAAGACCTGTCTGACGCCGCACTGCGCAAGCTGGGCGAGATTCACAGGGGATTCTACTTTATCATGGACTGGCCGCTGAAACTAAAGCCGTTTTACATCCATGAAAAGGAAGGCGACGAAAGGCTGTCCAAGTCGTTTGACCTGCAGCACGGCTATCTCGAACTGGTGTCAGGCGGCCGCAGGCTGCATGACCCAGAGCGTTTGAGAAGCAGGCTTGCCGAGCAGGGACTGAACCCGGCAAGCTTTTCAGAGCACCTCAAGGCGTTTGACTGGGGCATGCCTCCGCATTCAGGGTGGGGACTTGGCTACGACAGGCTGATGATGGTCCTGACAGGCTCGCAGAACGTGCGCGACGTCGTCCTATACCCCAGAGACACTGACAGGCTGACGCCCTAG
- a CDS encoding 50S ribosomal protein L16, producing MKGVNYRETRGMPYVRREYIAGKPQLKIARFASGQASQDYDYKLELVVTEKIQIRHNALEAARLAANKRMATAGEMSFFSMLRVYPHVILRENKMIATAGADRLQEGMRRAFGKATGLAARVKPDQVIFEAYVTAANLPLAKEGFKVASSKLGCPTYTRVTALKPQVAKVEE from the coding sequence ATGAAGGGAGTAAATTATCGCGAGACGCGCGGAATGCCTTATGTAAGGCGCGAATACATTGCCGGCAAGCCACAGTTAAAGATAGCAAGGTTTGCGTCCGGCCAGGCAAGCCAGGATTATGATTACAAGCTGGAACTCGTTGTCACGGAAAAGATCCAGATTAGGCACAACGCCCTTGAGGCGGCCAGGCTGGCGGCGAACAAGAGGATGGCAACGGCAGGCGAGATGAGCTTTTTTTCGATGCTCAGGGTCTATCCACACGTCATACTCCGGGAGAACAAGATGATCGCAACGGCAGGTGCAGACCGTCTTCAGGAGGGAATGCGCCGCGCCTTTGGCAAGGCAACCGGCCTTGCAGCAAGGGTAAAGCCTGACCAAGTCATATTCGAGGCGTACGTCACTGCGGCAAACCTCCCGCTGGCAAAGGAAGGCTTCAAGGTTGCGTCAAGCAAGCTTGGGTGCCCGACCTACACGCGCGTCACTGCGCTAAAGCCGCAGGTCGCAAAGGTAGAAGAATAA
- a CDS encoding ABC transporter ATP-binding protein → MPSHSSSAAGESNNKKLAVKGLSAYYLTERGPVKAVDAVNFALSESESLGIVGESACGKSTLGSALMRSMQSPGRIVGGAIVLAGEDIARMSDRDFGKNVRWKKIAMVFQGAMNALDPVYTVESQLRELLQEHGFEGDVDAKISESLKQVGLAPAVASRYPHELSGGMKQRVVIAMALLLEPDLLVADEPTTALDVLVQSQIIALLKKLHREKGVTVILISHDLALVSQIADKIGIMYAGQLVEAGSTQDIYKNPKHPYTQALIAAVPRLHSDEKKIRFIPGSPPSLLDPPAGCRFYPRCPHAMDVCKQDPPEFATDTGYVRCWLYDPTLKSTSR, encoded by the coding sequence ATGCCTTCCCATTCCTCCTCCGCTGCCGGGGAATCAAATAACAAGAAACTCGCCGTCAAAGGCCTTTCAGCGTACTATTTGACGGAGAGGGGCCCTGTCAAGGCAGTTGACGCAGTCAACTTTGCGCTTTCAGAAAGCGAGTCGCTTGGCATAGTGGGCGAGTCTGCATGTGGCAAGAGCACGCTTGGGTCGGCGCTAATGCGCTCGATGCAGTCTCCCGGCAGGATTGTGGGAGGCGCAATCGTCCTTGCGGGCGAAGACATTGCCAGAATGTCAGACCGCGACTTTGGAAAAAACGTCCGGTGGAAGAAAATAGCGATGGTCTTTCAGGGCGCCATGAACGCGCTTGACCCCGTCTACACGGTTGAAAGCCAGCTCCGGGAGCTGCTGCAAGAGCATGGCTTTGAAGGCGATGTCGACGCCAAGATTTCAGAGTCGCTAAAGCAGGTGGGTCTGGCGCCGGCGGTGGCGTCGCGCTACCCGCACGAGCTGTCTGGCGGCATGAAGCAGCGCGTGGTGATTGCAATGGCGCTCTTGTTAGAGCCTGACCTCTTGGTCGCAGACGAGCCGACCACCGCGCTTGACGTGCTCGTACAGTCGCAGATCATTGCGCTTTTGAAAAAGCTGCACCGGGAAAAAGGAGTCACAGTGATCCTGATTAGCCACGACCTTGCGCTCGTGTCGCAGATTGCCGACAAGATAGGGATAATGTACGCCGGCCAGCTGGTCGAAGCCGGCTCGACGCAAGACATTTACAAAAACCCCAAGCACCCGTACACGCAGGCGCTGATAGCCGCAGTGCCAAGGCTGCATTCGGACGAGAAAAAGATCCGCTTTATACCCGGCAGCCCTCCAAGCCTGCTTGACCCGCCGGCCGGCTGCAGATTCTACCCCCGCTGCCCGCACGCAATGGATGTGTGCAAGCAGGACCCTCCCGAGTTTGCTACCGACACCGGGTACGTCAGGTGCTGGCTGTACGACCCAACCTTAAAAAGTACGTCGCGCTGA
- a CDS encoding DUF929 family protein — protein MAPPSYVSFVPKRVLGKFMHVTDQPLKRPGGKSLVYFMGAGFCPFCAAERWAIVKALERFGKWEGLVEDKSAGHDEKYLNVPTFNLARAKYASDAVEFAGKETADRNFEPLQELDDKDYEILDMYNPDQMIPFLLIDGQYMQVGAGYSPELIQNMTHDKVKAELGNPNSAIGKAINAEIDNITALICKATGGKGSACNSDSVKALTAKL, from the coding sequence ATGGCGCCGCCAAGCTACGTGAGTTTCGTCCCAAAAAGGGTTCTTGGCAAGTTCATGCACGTTACGGACCAGCCGCTAAAGAGGCCTGGCGGAAAATCACTGGTATATTTCATGGGCGCAGGCTTTTGCCCGTTCTGCGCGGCAGAGCGCTGGGCCATCGTCAAGGCGCTTGAGCGCTTTGGGAAATGGGAGGGCCTTGTGGAGGACAAGAGCGCCGGCCACGACGAAAAGTACCTCAACGTACCGACGTTTAATCTGGCAAGGGCAAAATATGCAAGCGACGCAGTCGAGTTTGCCGGAAAAGAGACTGCCGACCGCAACTTTGAGCCGCTGCAGGAGCTTGACGACAAGGATTATGAGATTCTAGACATGTACAACCCTGACCAGATGATCCCCTTCTTGCTGATAGACGGCCAGTACATGCAGGTTGGAGCTGGCTATAGCCCGGAGCTTATCCAGAACATGACCCACGACAAGGTCAAGGCAGAACTTGGCAACCCGAACTCTGCAATAGGCAAGGCCATCAACGCAGAAATCGACAACATTACCGCGTTGATATGCAAGGCAACAGGCGGAAAGGGGAGCGCCTGTAACTCTGACAGCGTCAAGGCGCTGACTGCAAAACTGTAA
- the artG gene encoding thaumarchaeosortase produces the protein MSGDRAAPSPSQQAAAPTIFGINSSVAVTLVLISPIIFTLVVYPDSFNLSWNEGRGGFIFAMAFIAAELVGVRQPVSKRKFLVVAGLAALTIGYFAALPYGLHDSIRDTGLSYGIRSEVIGSWMFMWDFVVMALFVGASLVVLFGKKWYKIAPAGAIYLAGSAVILSLDAFFPYDTLGPLQIIVPAYLQIDQAVIRFIDTNIMDIGKGVVATARGNLLVLNGLHGPFALQVFWPSAGVHSMIIYTLVMLAFLLKMEIPLKRKLIYFAIGTLGTVAVNVVRIISLTMYALIVTANPREWEAFHSVAGEIMFLPWLGIYLGIVMYTEGRRLRRMRQQQASTTPSSTSP, from the coding sequence TTGTCCGGCGACAGGGCCGCTCCGTCACCAAGCCAGCAGGCAGCAGCGCCCACGATATTTGGCATAAACTCTAGCGTTGCTGTTACGCTTGTCCTTATCTCGCCTATAATATTCACGCTTGTAGTGTACCCTGACTCGTTCAATCTCTCGTGGAACGAGGGCAGGGGAGGATTCATCTTTGCAATGGCCTTTATCGCGGCAGAGCTTGTCGGCGTCAGGCAGCCGGTAAGCAAGAGAAAATTCTTGGTGGTGGCCGGACTTGCCGCACTGACAATAGGTTATTTTGCGGCCCTTCCGTACGGCCTGCACGACTCAATCCGTGATACGGGGCTGTCGTACGGCATCCGCAGCGAGGTTATCGGAAGCTGGATGTTTATGTGGGACTTTGTGGTGATGGCACTGTTTGTCGGCGCGTCATTGGTAGTGCTGTTTGGGAAAAAGTGGTACAAGATAGCGCCTGCGGGGGCGATATACCTTGCAGGAAGCGCTGTCATCCTGTCGCTTGACGCCTTTTTCCCGTACGACACGCTTGGACCGCTCCAGATAATCGTGCCGGCGTATCTGCAGATAGACCAAGCAGTCATCAGGTTCATCGACACGAACATCATGGACATCGGCAAGGGAGTGGTCGCCACTGCCAGGGGCAACCTGCTCGTGCTAAACGGCCTGCACGGGCCTTTTGCGTTGCAGGTATTCTGGCCGTCTGCAGGCGTCCACAGCATGATAATCTACACACTTGTGATGCTTGCTTTCTTGCTAAAGATGGAGATACCGCTAAAGCGCAAGCTCATCTATTTTGCGATAGGCACGCTTGGCACTGTCGCCGTGAACGTCGTCCGCATAATATCGCTGACAATGTACGCGCTCATTGTGACTGCCAACCCAAGGGAATGGGAGGCATTTCACTCTGTGGCCGGCGAGATAATGTTTCTGCCCTGGCTTGGCATCTACCTTGGAATCGTGATGTACACGGAGGGCAGGCGCTTGCGCAGGATGCGGCAACAGCAGGCAAGTACCACTCCTTCTTCTACTTCGCCGTAG
- a CDS encoding DUF6659 family protein has protein sequence MQRNLCERVIKLDKNIRFAGIVNANGEVIEGGFQQGIQPLLNGPAEQQMYIQSLSNVVTLKQYADMLGDFRYSITEHDKVTLLTFPLGDGILCVSASPKADSAKIRNKVAALLKGNKPRGSKKV, from the coding sequence ATGCAACGTAACCTCTGCGAGAGGGTTATCAAGCTAGACAAGAACATACGCTTCGCAGGCATAGTCAACGCAAACGGCGAAGTCATCGAGGGTGGCTTCCAGCAGGGGATCCAGCCGCTTCTCAATGGCCCTGCCGAGCAGCAAATGTACATACAGTCACTCTCCAACGTCGTGACGCTCAAGCAGTACGCAGACATGCTCGGCGACTTTCGCTACAGCATAACCGAACACGACAAAGTCACGCTTCTTACCTTCCCGCTAGGTGACGGCATCCTGTGCGTCTCTGCCTCTCCAAAGGCAGACTCGGCAAAAATCAGGAACAAAGTGGCGGCTCTTTTGAAGGGAAACAAGCCAAGGGGCAGCAAGAAGGTTTAA
- a CDS encoding IPT/TIG domain-containing protein: MKLDGRRIATLAAMVAVAFLSAIAIRGLVEPSNNNTAVTAQQQQQPMLKLEPTSGAPGGNVTITGNNFSMNSPVKVEFDGKMLNVGNITTTANGGFTVMANIPSDASDGGHEIKASDDKGKSASATFTVKKGG, encoded by the coding sequence ATGAAACTCGATGGAAGAAGAATTGCAACGCTAGCAGCCATGGTTGCTGTCGCATTTTTGAGTGCGATCGCAATACGGGGATTGGTAGAACCTAGCAACAACAACACTGCTGTCACAGCGCAACAGCAACAACAACCTATGCTCAAGTTGGAACCCACTTCGGGTGCTCCCGGCGGTAATGTCACCATCACAGGAAATAACTTTAGCATGAACAGCCCTGTGAAAGTCGAATTTGACGGCAAGATGCTCAATGTAGGCAACATAACTACAACCGCTAATGGCGGCTTTACTGTGATGGCAAATATTCCAAGCGATGCATCAGACGGCGGCCATGAGATAAAAGCTAGTGACGACAAAGGCAAGAGCGCATCAGCAACCTTTACTGTTAAGAAAGGCGGATAA
- the dinB gene encoding DNA polymerase IV, which produces MPASLQRVVMHVDFDYFFAQCEEIRRPEIKERPVLVCVFSGRTEDSGVVSTANYVARKYGVKSGIPIRVAKAKLAQVDNALFLPLDADYYRQVSESAMAVIKEHADVFEHVGIDECFIDVSQRVKGSFDAAGALARTIKQQVQERIGLTCSVGVAPNKMLAKVASDYNKPDGLTAVGPENAVQFISALDVDKIPGIGPKTRDRLAELGVKTAGDLASFDLFKLMQEFGKKTATYIHNAAKGIDDEPVTESADGDRKQQIMRIVTLKKDAQSAEEMYADLEEICKQVYESATEKKAAFGSVGIILILDDLENVTRSRALKAHASSLDLLRATARSLLDEAMGEKKRSVRRLGVRISDLQDSSGQNTLFDYFSTAK; this is translated from the coding sequence TTGCCGGCATCTCTGCAGAGGGTCGTCATGCACGTGGACTTTGATTATTTTTTCGCTCAGTGCGAAGAGATCCGCAGGCCAGAGATAAAGGAAAGGCCCGTGCTGGTGTGCGTCTTTTCCGGCAGGACAGAGGACAGCGGAGTGGTAAGCACCGCCAACTATGTCGCAAGAAAGTACGGCGTAAAATCAGGCATCCCGATCAGGGTTGCAAAGGCAAAACTTGCCCAGGTGGACAATGCGCTGTTTCTGCCGCTTGACGCTGACTATTACAGGCAGGTGTCTGAAAGCGCGATGGCAGTCATCAAAGAGCACGCCGATGTTTTTGAGCACGTAGGAATTGACGAGTGCTTTATCGACGTGTCACAACGAGTCAAGGGCAGTTTTGATGCCGCCGGAGCACTTGCGCGCACAATAAAACAGCAAGTGCAGGAGCGCATTGGACTTACATGCTCTGTCGGCGTTGCGCCAAACAAGATGCTTGCCAAGGTAGCGTCTGACTACAACAAGCCTGACGGCCTGACAGCCGTCGGGCCGGAAAACGCCGTACAATTCATTTCTGCGCTTGACGTTGACAAGATACCTGGGATTGGCCCCAAGACCCGCGACAGGCTTGCAGAACTTGGAGTAAAGACCGCCGGCGACCTTGCGTCGTTTGACCTTTTCAAGTTGATGCAAGAGTTTGGCAAAAAGACTGCGACGTACATCCACAATGCTGCAAAGGGAATCGACGACGAGCCTGTCACAGAGTCAGCAGATGGCGATCGCAAGCAGCAGATAATGCGCATCGTCACGCTGAAAAAAGACGCGCAGAGCGCAGAAGAGATGTATGCCGACCTTGAAGAAATATGCAAACAAGTCTATGAAAGCGCGACTGAAAAAAAGGCGGCGTTTGGATCGGTCGGCATAATCCTCATCCTGGATGACCTGGAAAACGTCACAAGGTCAAGGGCGCTCAAGGCTCACGCGTCAAGTCTTGATCTTTTGCGCGCAACGGCAAGATCACTTTTGGACGAGGCGATGGGCGAGAAAAAGAGAAGCGTGCGCAGGCTTGGGGTGCGGATATCAGACCTGCAGGACAGCTCTGGCCAGAACACGCTGTTTGACTATTTTTCTACGGCGAAGTAG